TTGTTTGAAGGTCTTGAGGGGTATCGGTGGGTTTCTTAAGATTGATTTCGATATCTAAAATTTTCCCTTTAAACTTTTCTACTTTAGTTTTTGTTTTGGGTATAAAATATGCAGAACCTTTAGCCAAGCTATTGAAAAGTTCGTCAGCATAAGCTAAAAAGTTTTGACCTCTACCAAACCAAGGTTGAAACATTACAAACAAAATACCTATAAACACCAGTGTAAAAATTACACCAAGGGTTAATTCTTTTTTCCTCATAGCTGCCATGGCCTATCCCTCCTCTCTTAAAGTTCTTATGTTTTTAAAGAAACTAAGTAACACCCAAACTCCAAACAAACCTACAGCTCCCCAGAATAAAATGTTGCCTATAAAAATGAAGGTTTCACAAACCTCTTTAGAAATAGAAACAAGGTTTAAAGACCTAAATTTATCAGGTAATACAGATACTCTGTTAAAAAATCCTGCTAAGATGGTTAAGGCATAAAAGGCTCTGATCGTAATTCCAGGAACAACTTTGGTGGTAAGTGCACCTATTTGAATACCTATCAAAGACCCTATTAGAAGTCCCATAGCTAAGGTATAAAAAACATAACCATATATAGCATACTGGGTAAGGGAGGAGTAGCCTGCTGTAAAGATGATTTGGAAGATGTCAGTACCAACAGTAGTAGGAGTAGATACCCCAAAAACATAAACAAACATCGGGAAGGTAATAAAACCACCTCCCACTCCCATGATTGCAGCCAAGAAACCAACCACAAAACCACCTGCGATGATAAACCAAGCTGAAATCTGTCTGCCTCCGAAGTCTTCGTCAAACTTAATTATAGGGGGAACATTAATCTTTTGAATTCGTATGGCTAAATTAGTGGTTCCAATCACTCCACCGTGAGCACCTTCTGAAGAGGAAGCTTGTCCCATTTTCACTTTTCTTCTTGTACTAAAATAGTCGTACATGGCATAAAAACCTAAAAATCCCAAAATTACTGCATAAACTGTACTTATAAAAGCATCGCTAAGAACAGGGTCTTTACTATAAAGCAACCTGTTTATGTAACCCCCGGTAGTAGCACCAACAATAGAACCTATTATAAAAAATATAGCCAAAGCTACACTTACGTTTCCTAATTTTTTGTGCAACACCGTTCCCATGATAGCTTTAGCAAAAATATGAAACTGGTCTGTTCCCACAGCCATGATACCCTTTACCCCAACAGACATCAGGGCTGGAGCAATGATAAAACCACCTCCTGCACCGATACATCCAGTAATCAACCCAGCGGCAAAGCCCACCACAGTAGAAGCCCAAAAAACTATAGGTGTATAGTGAACGGGAGCATATGCACTTTTACCTCCAAGTATGTCAGCAGCCCCTAAGAGAGAGGTTACCAAAATTGGAGATAAAAGCACCAATAAAAGTAACAACCGTTTTTTGTTCCGAAAAATGTTGTCTGCCATCTCTTTTTCCCAACGTGCATGAGCCAAAGAAGCACTCACCATGAATTCATAAAGTAACCTTAATTTGCTCATCGTCTACCTCCTACAATTTTTATGTTTGTTTTACTAATTTTCTTTTTCATATTTTCCTCTTACCTTTTCTGGTAACGATAAAAACGAAAAGCCCTAAAATAACCCCTAAAGGCTTCACCTTTTCTCCATAAGCATCACCTCCTTGTTTATATTTTTATTTTGTTTAAATTTTTAAACAAAGTCAATCTTCTCCATCTTTAACATACTCTGGTGTTCTCTTTTTTCTTTTTGAGATACCTCTAATAAAATCTTAATTTTATTTTTTAAAGTTTTTACATCTATAGGAAAGAAAACTTCTTCGGTAACCCCAACCTTCATAGCTAAGAGAGAAGACTTAATGTTATCTTTACAGGTTAACCACATAATTTTTATTTTATGGTTTAACTTTCTTATTTCCCCAATAAACTCAAACATGCTTTCATATTCCATCTCACGGGTATCTATGATTAGTAGATCTATCTTTTTTAACTCATCCTTAGAAAGATTTTCGGTTTCAACCACCCTCGCCCCTATTTTACTTACCATTTCTTTTAATCGCTCCTCTAAGTCTTTATCTTCAGTCTTTATAAGCACTTGTACGTTTCTTACCTTCATACTTGTTTTATTAGTTTTTAGCCTCTAATACCTCTTTTTAAAAGGTCTGTTTAATCATAAACAAATAAAGCAACTATTATGCCAAATCTTGCTTTATTGAAAACTCAGACTTTTTGACCGCATTTAAAAACAAAAGTCTGTTAATGTTTTAAAATGTTTTGAAACATTTTAAAACATTAAACAATACAATACAATAAAATATATATAATTTTTAAGTTTATAAGAAAAAAGTTTATTATTTTTTCTAATTTTATCATAAATGTTATATTATATTTATCTACAGGCTTAAATGTTATGTCATTTAATTTTTCTTAAAGGTGAGACTGCTTGAACGTTGATTTAGAAGTCTAAATTAAAGTTTAAGTTATGCTTTTTAAGAATTTTTAGGGAGTTGTGGTTGGTTAGGTCAAAATGGATGGGAGTAATGGTGATGTAACCCTGTTTTAAAGCAAGGACGTCTGTGTCTTCGTCTGTTTCTGTGTGTTCTTCTGCACCCTGCCAGTAATAGGCCTTCCCATGGAGGTCAAATCTCTTTTCAAAGACCTCTTTAAGCCTTGCTTTAGACTGTTTTACAAACTTTATTCCTTTTATTTTGGAGGGATTACCGTTAGGGATGTTTATGTTTAGGCAGAATGGTTTGTTTAAAGGCAAATCTTTTAGAACGTCCAAGAACTTGGCTATAAAGTTGGCAGCAAAACAATAGTCTACATCTTCATAAGCATCTATGGAAACCGCTAAAGAGGGATAACCTAAAATTTTGGCTTCTGTTGCGGCAGAAACTGTTCCTGAATAGACCAAATTAATCCCTACGTTTGCCCCTCGGTTAATCCCTGAGATCACTAAATCTACCGGGCCTATCAGTTCATATAACGCTAATTTGACACAATCAGCAGGGGTTCCACTTACTGCATATCCCCAGAATTTCTTGCCTCTTTTAACTTTGGTTACCCTAAGAGGATAGTGTATGGTAATAGCATGCCCTACAGCGCTTCTCTCTGCCTCAGGTGCTACGATGTAGACCTCATGTTCAAGAGAAAGGGCGTTATAGAGCGCGCAAAGACCTTCTGCATAGATCCCGTCGTCGTTGGTTAAGAGAAGTTTCATCCCTAAGCTATGTGCGATAATGGGCGTTTATTTTGATGTATTCTTCGGTAAGGTCGCTTGCCCAAACCTCAAAACCTTTTTTACCCTCTTTTAACTTGATCTGTATTTCAACTACCTCTTTTTGGAGTTCTTTTCTTAGAATTTCTTCGTCAGTGATTACCTGCAGGTTTTTTACCCAAGGGATTCCATTAAGATAGATTTCAACCTTTTCGAAATCAAAAGGAATGGTCGTTTTCCCAAGGGCAGCAAAAATCCTCCCCCAGTTTGCGTCTTCTCCGTAAATTGCAGTTTTTACTAAAGGAGAGTTGGCTACAGAAAAGGCAAAAGTCTTGGCATCTTCTTTGGTTTTAGCTCCTTTTACCATAATTTTTATAACTTTACTTGCACCTTCACCGTCTTTTACGATAAGATAGGCCAGTTCTTGTGCTACCTCTAAACAAGCTTTTTCAAAGTCTTCCCAGTTTTTGAGGTCTTTCTGGTTACTACAAAGCATGTAAACCGTATCGTTGGTGCTAGTATCTCCATCAACGGTTATCTGGTTAAAGCTATGGTCTACTATCTTGGGAAGGACCTTTTTCAACGTATCTTTAGAAACCTTTGCATCTGTAAGGATAAAACCAAGCATAGTTGCCATGTTTGGGGCTATCATCCCTGCCCCTTTAGCTATCCCAAGGATAGAAATCCCGTTTTTTAAACTTCGATAAGCTATCTTGGGGAAGGTATCGGTGGTCATGATAGCCTTCGTAAAGTCTAAATAACGCTCTGGAGAAAGGTTGGATACAAGTTCTGAGACTTTGGGAAGCATTTTTTCGAGAGGCAATTGTTCTCCTATCACACCGGTTGAAGCTGGCAATAAACTTCGGAGACTTACTCCTAATCCTTTGGCAACCTCTTCTAAAAGTTTGGTAGCTCTTTGAATCCCTTCTTCTCCGGTGCAGGCGTTGGCTACTCCACTGTTTACTACCACGCCGTGTAACGTTTCTTCTTTTATAAGTTTTTTACCTAAGACTACAGGGGCTGCTTGAACGGTGTTTTGGGTGAAAACCCCCCAGGCAGTAAGTCTATTTGGTGAATAAATCAACCCAAGGTCAAACCTGTCTGGTTTTTTGATGCCACACTTTACCGCAGAAAAGAGAAAACCTTCTGGTGTCTTCATGGCTTTTACCCGAACCTTCCTGTAATATAGTCTTCTGTAAGTTTCTTGTCAGGGTTGGTAAAGATTTTTTCTGTAGGACCAACTTCTATAAGTTCGCCCAGATACATAAAAGCTGTATAATCTGAGGTTCTTGCCGCCTGTTGCATGTTATGTGTAACGATAACAATAGTGATTTTATTTTTTAGCTGAACGATTAAGTCTTCTATCTTGGCAGTAGAAATGGGGTCTAAAGCTGAGGTCGGTTCATCAAAAAGTAAAACTTTGGGTTCAACAGCAATAGCCCTTGCAATACAAAGTCTCTGTTGTTGTCCTCCTGAAAGAGAAAAGGCACTTTCTTTAAGTCTATCCTTAACCTCATCCCAGAGGGCAGCATCTTTAAGGGCAGCTTCAACCCTATCTTTAAGTTCAGTTCCTTTTATTCCTTTTAACCTTAAACCATAGGCTACGTTATCAAAAATACTCATAGGGAAGGGGGTAGGTTTTTGAAAAACCATCCCTATTTTAGCCCTAAGCTCAATCAGGTCTATCTTTTTATCTAAAATGTTTTTTCCTTCAAAAATTATCTCTCCTTCATAACGGTTACCCACATAAAGGTCATGCATCCTATTTAAACATCTAAGAAAAGTAGTTTTTCCACATCCTGAGGGGCCTATCAGAGCAGTAACCTTTTTCCGATAAATCTTCATGGTTATGTTTTTAAGCGCAAGTTCTTTCCCATAATAAAAATTAAGGTTTTTAACCTCTATTTCTACTTTTTTGTCGTCCATATCTTAAAGCCTCTGTTTTATTTTTTTCTTTTAAAAAGTTTTAGCCAGCCAAAGTTTGAATGAACTAAAGTTTTAGCAAAAATAGAAAGAATTAGTACAAAAAGAGCTAAACAGAAAGAAGCTGCCCATGCCTGATTGTGCCAAAACTCATAGGGGCTCATGGCATAGTCAAAAATGGTGACTGTGAGAGAAGCCATAGGTTTAAATATGTCAAAAGAAACATAGTGGTTGTTAAAAGCAGTGAACAATAAAGGTGCAGTTTCTCCAGAGATCCTTGCCATACCAAGTAACACTCCGGTTAATATGCCAAATTTAGCCGACCTCAAAACCACATCTTTTATCAACTGCCATTTAAAAGCTCCTAAGGCATAAGCCGCCTCTCTTAAGGTAAATGGAACTAATTTAAGCATCTCTTCTGTAGTTTTACTGATCACAGGAACCATAAGCATCCCTAAGGCTAAACATCCTGCAAGAGCGTTGAAGTGTTTAAAAGGAACCACAAACAAGGCATACATAACTGCACCCATGATGATAGAAGGGGTACTTACCATAATGTCTGTAATGTTTCTTAAAACCTTGAAAAATTTTGAGTCTCTTCCATATTCAGAATAGTATATTCCAGAAAAAATACCTATAGGGACACCGATGACACTGGCTATAAAAGTAATGATAGCATGTCCTATAAAGGCATGTCTTAACCCTCCTTCTTCTATGCCAGGGGGACCGGGGTCTTCTATAAAAAGAGAAAAGGTTAGGTGTTTAAAACCGTTAAAAAAAAGAGTCCCCAGAATCCAAAATAGCCAAAAAAGTCCATAGATGGCTGCTATAAAGGATAAGAAAAGCATCACTTTGCTTATAAGTTTTCTTCTGTAAAGGACTACTTTTTCCATTTCTTTTCAATCCTCAAAATCATAAGTTTAGCTAAGATCAAGACCCCAAAGGATATCAAAAACAAAAACAAAGAAAGATAAAAAAGTGAAGAAAGATATAAGGGGGTGTCAGCCTCGGTAAACTGATTGGCTAAGGCTACGGTAATCGTAGTAAAGGGTTCAAGTAAGGACTTAGGGATTTGGGGGACATTGCCTGCCAAGAAGGTAACAGCCATGGTTTCTCCTAAGGCTCTTCCTGTAGAAAGAATAAGTCCTCCTGCGATTCCTGACGCAGTATAAGGAATAACTACATCTTTTACTACCTCCCATTTGGTAGCCCCAAGCCCATAGGCTGATTCTTTCATCACCGAAGGTACAAGGTTAAAGGCATCTTTCACTACTGAAGACATAAAGGGAATTATCATTATAGAAAGAACTATAGAGGTGGTAAGCACATCAATCCCTGTGGGGTTTCCTGAAAAGAGTTGCGACAATATAGGGACAGGAGAGAAGATTTTTTGTAATAATGGTTCTATGTCTTCTCGCATATACTTGGCAAACACTAAGAAGCCCCAAATCCCATATATTATACTTGGGATGGCAGCCAGAAGCTCTATAGTTGTGGTAAAAATTCCTTTAAGCCATGAAGGGGCAAGTTCGGTAATAAAGATAGCGATACCTATAGAGATTGGGGCAGCAAGAAGGATGGCTATCAAGGTGCTGATCAAAGTACCTACTATCATCGGAAGGGCACCAAAACTTTCTCTAACAGGGTCCCATTCTGTAGAGGTTAAAAAGTTTATGATCCCAAAATTCTGAATGGCAAGTTTAGATTCGTAAAGCAGTATTAAAAAGACAACAAAAGGGAAAAGAAGACCTGTAAAAACCGCCCAAAAACCTAAAAAATATTTGGTAAAAATTTCTATTAAATAAGAGAAGCCTTTTCCCATATACCGTCCTTATTAGTTTAAGTAATTTTAACATAAAAATTATAGATAAAAAGGGTAAAAAAAGTAAAGAGGACCTCCTCTGAAAAGAGGAAGTCCTCTTTAAGAGAGGTTATAAGAAGGGTTTAATTGACCTTATGTTTTTGCCAGTACTTATAAATCATAGTTTTTAGATTTTTAGGAAGAGGTATATAGTAAAGTTTTTGGGCAATAGTGTCTCCATTTTCGAAGGCCCATTTAAAAAATTTGGTTACTTCGTTAGCACGGGGGCTATCTTTTACTAAAAGAACAAAAGAAACCCCTACGATAGGATAAGACATTTTACCAGGTTGATAAGTTAGGTCTTCATAAAAGTCCTTTTCCATCGACCATTTAGCGTTAGAAGCTGCTGCTTGGATAGTTTCTATACTTGGTAATAAGTAATAATTTTTATCTCTATTAAGTAATCGTGCTACCGGGAGAAGGTTCTCTTTAGCATAAGTATATTCTACGTAGCCTATAGAACCGGTGTTTTGCTTTACATAGTTGGTGACCCCTGGATTACCTTTAGCACCTATTCCAACCGGCCAGTCTACAGAAGTACCTGCTCCAACTTTTTCTTTCCATTCAGGGCAAGCCTTAGAAAGATAGGTGGTAAAAAGCCAGGTGGTTCCTGAACCATCTGACCTTCTAACTACTGTAATAGAAACGTCTGGTAGTTTGACCCCTGGATTAAGTTTTTGTAGATATGGGTCATTCCACCGGGTGATTTTGCCAAGATATATACCACAAACTGCCTTTTCGTCAAGATTTAAAGATATATTTTTAAATCCAGGTAAATTATAAGTCAAGGCTACCGCACCTATGATAGCAGGGAACTGAGCCAGGTTGTATTGTTTAAGTTCGTTAGAGGTCAAAGGCTTATCGCTTGCTCCGAAATCAACGGTTTTAGACTGAGCTTGTTTGATACCACCTCCAGAACCTATCCCTTGGTAGTTTACTTTGACCCCTGTAGCTTTATGGTATTCGTGGGCCCATGCTTGAAATACCGGTTGAGGAAAAGTTGCTCCAGCCCCAGTAATCTCAGTAGCTTTAGCTCCAGAGGCAGTGAAAAATCCAATACCAAGGAATAACGCAATCACCTTTTTAAACCATTTCTTTTTCATCTCAAAACCTCCCCTTTAATTTTTTTATAAATAACTTAAATCTCTTTTGTTAAAATTTTGTTAAATTTTTGTTAATCTTTGGTTTAAACCTAAAAATTAGAAAATTTTTATGATTTAGACATCGACAAAAGGGTTTGAATGCTTTTTCTTGGTTCAATATATAAGTCAACATTCGAAATCTTCAACATAAACCTTTGACAGATGGGTTGACATATTTGTAAAAAATTTTATTGTTTATAACAACATGAAGAAGATCCTTATAGTAGAGGATGACAAAGACATAGCAAATCTTATTTCAGAGGCTCTGACTTCTCAAGGGTTTAAAACTTATTTGGTTAACTCTCTTGCCCAGGCTTATTCATTTTTAATTCAGTCTTCGGTAGATTTGGTTGTGCTTGACCTGATACTTCCAGATGGAGACGGTATAGAACTTCTGAAATATCTTAGGTTTTCCTCCAAATATTCTAACATTCCTGTGGTGATCGTATCAGCCAGGGGTGCAGAATTAGACCGGGTATTAGGGCTTGAGTTAGGGGCTGATGATTATGTGGTTAAACCTTTTAGTTTGAGAGAGCTGGTTATTAGGATTAAAAAAATTTTAAAAACCAAAGATTCCCCTATTTCTCAGGTTAGGGTAGGTCCTTTACTTCTTGATAAAGAAAGAAAGACCATCTTTTTAGAAGATAATCCCTTAAACCTGACCCCAACAGAATACAAAATTTTAGAAGTTTTTATAGAAAACCCTGAAAAAGTATTTTCTAGAGAGGAGCTCTCTAATCATATCTGGGCTTTAGAAAGAGAATATTATTCGAGAGTACTGGATGCTTACATCTGCCGTCTAAGGGATAAACTTGGGGAATATGGAGAGTTAATAGAAACCGTAAGAGGGTTTGGATATAGACTAAAAAAACCTGCATAAATATGGCGTTTGTTGTCGCATTTTCTATTTTGTTTAATATCTTCTTAGGTTTAATCCTATTCTGGTTGCTAAAAAAACTAAAAGAGACCAAACAAAAAGCAGAAGAGATTAGACAAAAGCAAGTTTTTTGGGAAGAAACTCTTTATCAGTTAGAAATCCCGGTTTTTATCGTAGACCAAACAGAAGAAATTTTTTGGCAAAACAAAATCTCTTTAAGCCTTTTTGGGGACTTGAGAGGAAAAAGATTTGCCACAGTCTTAGAAGAGATAAGAACAAAAAACTGGGAGGTGAAAACTTATTTATCAAGACAAGGAAAAAAGGTGTATGTTTTTATAGATAACTCAGAAAAAGAAATGTTTAAAAAAAGTTATACCTTGGCCCTTTCCTATCTTTCTCATGAAATCAAGACGCCTTTTACCATTCTACGGGGTTATGCAGAAAAACTGGAGGGTGAAATCCTTAGCTTAAATCAATATACTCAAATCCACGACTATTTTGTGACTTTTAAAAATGCCTTAGAACGTATTGAGCGGTTGGTGTCTAAACTTTTTACCTCTCTTGAATATCTTGTGAAGGAACTTCCTTTAAAAAAAGAAAGGTTTGACTTAAGTTTAGCCTTAGAGGATGTAATTTTCTGGATAAGGCCTCTTTGTGAAGATAAAAACATAAGTTTAGAGGTAGACCTTCCTGAAAGTGTTTGGATAGAGGGAGACAAAGACTGGCTTATGCAAGCCTTTTTGAATCCCTTAGAAAATGCCGTAAAGTTTACCCCTAAGAACGGCAAAATAACAGTTAAGGCCTATACAAGAGAAAATCAAATGATAAACATCCTCATAAAAGATGAAGGCCCTGGAGTGAACCCCAAGGACCTTCCTTTTTTAGGAATGCCTTTTTTTAAGTCAAGCGCTGACAAAGGGTTGGGGTTTGGACTTTTTATCACCAAAAAAGTAGTAGAGGCTCATAATGGTAAAGTCAAGTTTAGTTTGCCTCTGCAAGGAGGACTTGAAGTTTTGATAGAGCTTCCGATGTCTTAAGGATTTGATGGCTTAAAGATTAAATTAAAAAACTAAAACTGGTTGCATTTTAGATCTGACTGTTTAAAATAGACTATCGGGTTGAGGTTGTGGAAGAGGGGTGAAAATCCCCCGCTGCCCCGCAGCCGTGACCGGGGACGAAAGCCGCTTGGAGGTCTACCTGACCTCTGGGGAAGGAGGTCCCAAGTAGGGATTTCCCGAAAAGAGGCTTCCTTCCTTGGGCTAAAGGCTTGATATAAACAGCCTTTAGCCGACAGACCACTGGTGCCGAAAGACACTGGGAAGGTGCGGCAAGTAGGTTGATCCGGAAGCCGGAAGACCACCTCAACCCTAAAAAACCCGAGGGGGTGAGGTCATGGGAAAAAGTTTCTTTGTAACCTTAGCTTGTCTTTAATCTTAGGACTTGCAGCCTCTACTGGTTTTTGTGCAGAAAACAGTCAAGCAGTCCCAGAGGTAGTGGTATCAGCAGACAGGATCGAGGAGCCACTAAAAGAAACTACAGCCAAAGTGACGGTTATCACTAAAGAAGAATTAGAAAAGAAAAACTTTATGTTTGTTGGTGATGTCTTACGAAGTCTTCCTCAAATATACCTAACAGCATACGGAGGACCTGGACAGACAGCAGGGGCTCTTCTTTCAAGAGGAACAAAATCAGCCCATACCTTAGTTTTGATAGATGGCTTTAAGGTAAACGACCCATCTTCAGGGATGTTTGATTTTGGTAGTTTATCTGTTGATGACATAGAAAGGATCGAAATCATAGAAGGCCCTCAAAGCACTCTTTATGGGTCTGAAGCTGTAGGTGGGGTGATAAACATCATAACCAAGAAGGGAAAGGGAAAACCTAAGGCAGGACTCTTAGTTGCAGGAGGGTCTTATGGAACCTCTAAAACCTCTTTTGAACTCTCAGGAGAAGCTAAAATTATCGATTTCAGAATAAATGCCTTACATTATTATACCGAAGGTTTTTCTGCTAAGAATGAAAAAGAAAATGAAAAGGACAGCTTTAAGAACACTTCCTTTTCTTCTAAAATAGGATTTAATCTTCATCCCAAAGTAAGACTTGAATTTTTAGGAAGTTATAACTACGGAAGAGTGGAATACGATGATTATAATGATAAAGAAGCTGTTAAAAAATCTCACAGCTATTTGGTAGGAGCAAAGCTTGATCTGTCTTTCTTGGATAACTATAAGCAAACCTTTTCGTTTTATAAAAATAACTATCAGAGAAAAGACTATACACCTAAGGGCTGGTTTACTTATACTCGGTATAATCCTTCTACAGAGGGTTTTTCCTGGGAAAATCTTTTGAACTTAAACAAAGCTTATTCTATTGTCTTTGGTTTAGACTTTAAGAGAGAAAAAGTAGAAAGTTATTATGAGAGTAGTTTTTCTAATGATTTTTACGATAAAAAAAGAGAACATTTAGGGGTATTTTTAAATAACAAAGTTTCTCTCTTAAATGATACGCTGATTTTAAACGCAGGATTAAGGCATGATGATTACAAAAACTTTGGTGAGAAAACTACCTACAGGATAGGTTTTAGGTACTTAATCCCAAAGGTAAACTTGGTTTTAAAGGGAAATTACGGTACTGCCTTTAGAGTGCCGACTTTTGATGATCTTTTTTATCCTGGTTATAATAATTCTAATCTTAAACCAGAGGAGTCTAAGGGATGGGACCTTTACCTGGAAAAAGATCTTTTACAAGAAAGGTTGGTTTTGGGAGCAGGTATGTTTTATCAAAAGTATAAAGACCTAATACAGTTTAATTTGGAAACTTGGAAACCTCAAAATGTTGGTAAGGCTGTGATTAAAGGGGCTGAGGCTAATCTGAGTTTTAAACTTACTCAAAACCTGAGGTTAAAGGCTAATTATACTTACTTAGACTCAGAAGATAGAGACAAAGACAAGTATCTTACTTATAAACCTTTCCACAAGGTAAGAGCTACCTTAGAATATTCCCTGAAAAAACTTGCTTTTTTAGCTGACTACACATATACAGGCAAAAGATTTGCTAACGTTGATAACTCCAAAAGGCTAAAACCCTACTCTTTGGTAAACCTTTCTGCCAACTACTATGTATCCTCAAATTTAAAAGTTTATCTTAAAATAGATAACCTGTTAAACGCTAACTACGAAGAGACAAAAGGTTATAACACCCCTGACAGGTCTTTTTATGCAGGAATAAGTTTTAGCTATTAAGTTATAAGTTTTAAGGGCAACCAACTGGTTGGTTGCCCTTTCTGTGGTTTGTGATAAAAATTAAAATTAATTGGCTTTTAAAACAAGTTTTAAAAAACTTGGATAAATGATGGAAAAACCTAAGGGAATACTTTATGTAGTTGGAGTGCCGATAGGGAACCTTGGAGACATTACCCTTAGGGCTTTAGAGGTATTAAAAAATACAGAAATCATCGTTTCTGAAGATACAAGGTCTATAAGAAAACTTCTTACCCATTATGGATGTGGACCTAAAAAACTCATAAGTCTTTATAAGGACGTAGAGGTTGAAAGAACCCATAAGGTGTTAAAGCTTTTAGAAGAAGGGAAAGAAGTTGTCCTTACCAGTGAAGCAGGTTGTCCTTTGATTTCAGACCCAGGGGCTTATTTGGTTAGAGAAGCCCATAGAAGGGGGATTAAGATAGTTCCTGTGCCTGGTGTTTCTGCCCTTACCTGTGCCCTTAGTGCCTCAGGGGTTGACCTGAGTTCTGGTTTCATCTTTTTAGGATTTTTACCCAGAAAAAAGACAGAGCAAAAAAAAGTTTTGGAAAACTTGCCAGAAAATTTTCCTCTCATCATCTTTGAAAGCCCGCACAGGATGGAGAAAACCGCTAAAAATCTACTTGAAATCCTTGGAAATCGTGAATGTTTTTTAGCAAGAGAACTAACCAAATTTCATGAAGAGCTTACCTGGACAGATCTGCAAACCTTAGCTAACAGAGAGAAGTTTTTAGGTGAAATCACCCTTATAATTCTACCTCAACCTAAAACAGAAGAAAAACCGTTAGTTAAGAAAAAGCTTGCTGGTATAAAAAAAAGGATAAAGGAACTTAAAAAAGAAGGGCTAAAACCTAAGGAAATGGCTAAAATAATCGCTGAAGAATATAACATACCTGTAAAAGAGGTTTATCAGCTTATTGCCGAGGGTTGATTACCCTTTCAGGATGGGCTTGTAAAAAGGCTTCCACCTCTTTAAAAAACTCATCAAGTAAGGTTTTTTCAGGCACTTTTTTAACGATTTTACCTTCTCTAAAAATCACCCCTACCCCTTTACCTCCGGCAATACCTACATCAGCCATCTTAGCCTCACCTGGACCGTTAACCACACAACCCATCACAGCAAGCTTTATATCTGCCTTAACCTTTTTAGCCCAAGTTTCTACCTTTTGGTAAAGCGAAGAGAGGTCTATCTCACACCTTCCACAGGTAGGACAGGCGATTATTTCA
Above is a genomic segment from Thermodesulfobacterium commune DSM 2178 containing:
- a CDS encoding sulfite exporter TauE/SafE family protein; the protein is MSKLRLLYEFMVSASLAHARWEKEMADNIFRNKKRLLLLLVLLSPILVTSLLGAADILGGKSAYAPVHYTPIVFWASTVVGFAAGLITGCIGAGGGFIIAPALMSVGVKGIMAVGTDQFHIFAKAIMGTVLHKKLGNVSVALAIFFIIGSIVGATTGGYINRLLYSKDPVLSDAFISTVYAVILGFLGFYAMYDYFSTRRKVKMGQASSSEGAHGGVIGTTNLAIRIQKINVPPIIKFDEDFGGRQISAWFIIAGGFVVGFLAAIMGVGGGFITFPMFVYVFGVSTPTTVGTDIFQIIFTAGYSSLTQYAIYGYVFYTLAMGLLIGSLIGIQIGALTTKVVPGITIRAFYALTILAGFFNRVSVLPDKFRSLNLVSISKEVCETFIFIGNILFWGAVGLFGVWVLLSFFKNIRTLREEG
- a CDS encoding DNA-binding transcriptional response regulator; amino-acid sequence: MKVRNVQVLIKTEDKDLEERLKEMVSKIGARVVETENLSKDELKKIDLLIIDTREMEYESMFEFIGEIRKLNHKIKIMWLTCKDNIKSSLLAMKVGVTEEVFFPIDVKTLKNKIKILLEVSQKEKREHQSMLKMEKIDFV
- the surE gene encoding 5'/3'-nucleotidase SurE; this encodes MKLLLTNDDGIYAEGLCALYNALSLEHEVYIVAPEAERSAVGHAITIHYPLRVTKVKRGKKFWGYAVSGTPADCVKLALYELIGPVDLVISGINRGANVGINLVYSGTVSAATEAKILGYPSLAVSIDAYEDVDYCFAANFIAKFLDVLKDLPLNKPFCLNINIPNGNPSKIKGIKFVKQSKARLKEVFEKRFDLHGKAYYWQGAEEHTETDEDTDVLALKQGYITITPIHFDLTNHNSLKILKKHNLNFNLDF
- the argJ gene encoding bifunctional glutamate N-acetyltransferase/amino-acid acetyltransferase ArgJ; translated protein: MKTPEGFLFSAVKCGIKKPDRFDLGLIYSPNRLTAWGVFTQNTVQAAPVVLGKKLIKEETLHGVVVNSGVANACTGEEGIQRATKLLEEVAKGLGVSLRSLLPASTGVIGEQLPLEKMLPKVSELVSNLSPERYLDFTKAIMTTDTFPKIAYRSLKNGISILGIAKGAGMIAPNMATMLGFILTDAKVSKDTLKKVLPKIVDHSFNQITVDGDTSTNDTVYMLCSNQKDLKNWEDFEKACLEVAQELAYLIVKDGEGASKVIKIMVKGAKTKEDAKTFAFSVANSPLVKTAIYGEDANWGRIFAALGKTTIPFDFEKVEIYLNGIPWVKNLQVITDEEILRKELQKEVVEIQIKLKEGKKGFEVWASDLTEEYIKINAHYRT
- the pstB gene encoding phosphate ABC transporter ATP-binding protein PstB, whose protein sequence is MDDKKVEIEVKNLNFYYGKELALKNITMKIYRKKVTALIGPSGCGKTTFLRCLNRMHDLYVGNRYEGEIIFEGKNILDKKIDLIELRAKIGMVFQKPTPFPMSIFDNVAYGLRLKGIKGTELKDRVEAALKDAALWDEVKDRLKESAFSLSGGQQQRLCIARAIAVEPKVLLFDEPTSALDPISTAKIEDLIVQLKNKITIVIVTHNMQQAARTSDYTAFMYLGELIEVGPTEKIFTNPDKKLTEDYITGRFG
- the pstA gene encoding phosphate ABC transporter permease PstA, whose product is MEKVVLYRRKLISKVMLFLSFIAAIYGLFWLFWILGTLFFNGFKHLTFSLFIEDPGPPGIEEGGLRHAFIGHAIITFIASVIGVPIGIFSGIYYSEYGRDSKFFKVLRNITDIMVSTPSIIMGAVMYALFVVPFKHFNALAGCLALGMLMVPVISKTTEEMLKLVPFTLREAAYALGAFKWQLIKDVVLRSAKFGILTGVLLGMARISGETAPLLFTAFNNHYVSFDIFKPMASLTVTIFDYAMSPYEFWHNQAWAASFCLALFVLILSIFAKTLVHSNFGWLKLFKRKK
- the pstC gene encoding phosphate ABC transporter permease subunit PstC; translated protein: MGKGFSYLIEIFTKYFLGFWAVFTGLLFPFVVFLILLYESKLAIQNFGIINFLTSTEWDPVRESFGALPMIVGTLISTLIAILLAAPISIGIAIFITELAPSWLKGIFTTTIELLAAIPSIIYGIWGFLVFAKYMREDIEPLLQKIFSPVPILSQLFSGNPTGIDVLTTSIVLSIMIIPFMSSVVKDAFNLVPSVMKESAYGLGATKWEVVKDVVIPYTASGIAGGLILSTGRALGETMAVTFLAGNVPQIPKSLLEPFTTITVALANQFTEADTPLYLSSLFYLSLFLFLISFGVLILAKLMILRIEKKWKK